The Pyrococcus kukulkanii genome contains a region encoding:
- a CDS encoding L-fucose/L-arabinose isomerase family protein, whose protein sequence is MIGVVTFTDPRPTALSEEREEAIKQKHNSLIKELSNEFEVLDINAELGKYEGEVFGINSIEEAIKAGRIAKSKGISGVILGLWHWTESNLVTYFLKEANLPVLLYSDGDPAWAGATCVTSVGASLWESSVNEHALRHSRIIGDVELVKSWARAVEAVSELSKKRLLLFGSPYTLGMEHLMDDLPRLKRFIGDFIMLDQYVILHEDVSEEDVERFYGWLLEKMKVKFDEKMLTPDSLKRQIRIYLGAKKVWERYKDEVAGISIKCQPELSEIYGTTACLIPAFFPFNADAFGEKPIVPATCEGDIKGTISSSLLYYLSGKPPLFGDIKYVDDEIIIIANCGASSLYYARLSDDPEENLRAVTVQGQCQGKSGGALTYRTPPAEFTVTRLIRRNGEYYLLYFLTEGVEITEEIEKKLKWGKQWPHTAIKNPLDAQEFISVMGANHLSLIPGDYTEELKFAAKIWGIKAVDLNDPLDVREFLL, encoded by the coding sequence ATGATCGGAGTAGTTACATTTACCGACCCTAGACCAACAGCTTTATCTGAGGAGAGGGAGGAAGCAATTAAACAAAAGCATAATTCCTTAATTAAGGAATTGTCTAATGAATTTGAGGTTCTCGATATAAACGCCGAGCTTGGGAAATACGAGGGAGAAGTCTTTGGGATAAACAGCATTGAAGAGGCTATAAAGGCTGGAAGGATCGCTAAATCTAAGGGCATTTCTGGAGTTATTCTAGGACTGTGGCACTGGACCGAGAGCAACCTAGTTACGTACTTCCTTAAGGAAGCGAACTTACCAGTTCTCCTGTACTCGGATGGGGATCCAGCTTGGGCAGGGGCAACTTGCGTTACATCAGTTGGAGCCTCTCTGTGGGAAAGTAGCGTTAATGAGCACGCCTTAAGGCACTCTAGGATTATCGGGGACGTAGAACTGGTTAAATCCTGGGCTAGAGCCGTTGAAGCGGTAAGTGAACTTTCAAAGAAAAGGTTATTGCTCTTTGGAAGCCCCTACACCCTTGGGATGGAGCATTTAATGGATGACCTCCCAAGGCTCAAGAGGTTTATTGGAGACTTCATAATGCTTGATCAGTATGTAATACTCCACGAGGATGTAAGTGAAGAGGACGTTGAGAGGTTCTATGGCTGGCTACTTGAGAAGATGAAGGTTAAGTTCGATGAAAAAATGCTAACCCCAGATTCGCTAAAGAGGCAGATAAGGATTTATCTAGGTGCCAAAAAAGTCTGGGAGAGATATAAGGATGAAGTTGCAGGGATCTCGATAAAGTGCCAGCCAGAGCTGAGTGAGATCTATGGAACCACAGCCTGCTTAATCCCGGCTTTCTTCCCGTTTAATGCTGATGCATTCGGAGAGAAACCGATAGTTCCAGCAACCTGCGAGGGTGATATCAAGGGAACAATAAGCTCCTCTCTCCTGTACTACCTGAGCGGAAAGCCTCCTTTGTTCGGCGATATAAAGTACGTTGATGATGAGATAATAATAATAGCCAACTGCGGTGCCTCTTCCCTATATTATGCTAGGCTTAGCGATGATCCGGAGGAAAACCTCAGAGCCGTAACTGTACAGGGCCAGTGTCAGGGAAAGAGTGGAGGGGCCCTAACCTACAGAACCCCTCCAGCGGAGTTTACGGTTACGAGACTTATAAGGAGGAACGGGGAATATTATCTGCTGTACTTCCTCACTGAAGGCGTTGAGATAACGGAGGAGATTGAGAAAAAGCTCAAGTGGGGTAAACAGTGGCCACACACAGCAATAAAGAACCCCCTCGATGCTCAGGAATTCATAAGCGTTATGGGTGCAAATCACTTAAGTCTCATTCCTGGGGACTACACTGAAGAGTTGAAGTTCGCCGCAAAGATTTGGGGTATTAAAGCTGTTGATCTTAACGATCCCCTTGACGTCAGGGAGTTTCTGCTTTGA
- a CDS encoding amylo-alpha-1,6-glucosidase: protein MLTSGPAFIKVEGSKVALFSYDTELCELKVDVNLPNKRIRQLNSCEYIEEIIMANPESKDVKPKVNVEVKPKFRDIFEIRAIAQPIKREIKREGNGYSYRGIDGVERWFKVSISDIPRIKAKSFGKIKVSIKFGTALPPIERYNPKIKGEGLNGLLKKAIYHISLLSVIIDGNVTLFAGIPDYYCIFGRDSIIASLFLLPYAPEYARGTLKILAKLQGKKFDMRTLEEPGKIPHEFRFGELSLSGKMPFSPYYGSIDSTPLYALLAWEYLKTTGDEKLIREIRESLLKAYEWIIMKLENGFIEYDFANPFKPMNQGWKDSKEGVPGAKPPIALVEVQGYAYAALMGFYEFLGIEEAKEKARKLRRRFNKSFKGSKGYKLTPDLDVLASNQGHLLFTGIADDPEKIIEALFSQELMTRWGIRTLGENEEAYDPFSYHNGSIWPHDNAIIALGLCRVGEQEKADGVGKRVVDALHSLNKIPELYAGLDSPVPFEVERANEPQAWSAAAIFAFITVAVENGKTSLPDLKLKSRINVEVKDGKVKAETP, encoded by the coding sequence ATGCTGACGAGTGGGCCCGCATTTATAAAGGTAGAAGGAAGTAAGGTAGCCCTGTTCTCATATGATACAGAACTCTGCGAACTTAAGGTTGATGTAAACCTTCCAAATAAGAGAATTAGACAACTTAATAGCTGTGAATACATTGAAGAAATAATAATGGCCAATCCAGAAAGCAAAGATGTGAAGCCAAAGGTTAATGTGGAGGTAAAGCCAAAGTTCAGGGATATCTTTGAGATACGAGCAATAGCTCAACCCATTAAAAGGGAGATAAAAAGGGAGGGAAACGGGTACTCGTACAGGGGAATTGATGGAGTTGAAAGATGGTTTAAGGTCTCCATATCTGACATTCCAAGGATAAAGGCAAAGTCTTTTGGGAAGATCAAGGTAAGTATAAAGTTTGGAACTGCTCTACCTCCGATTGAGAGGTATAACCCCAAGATAAAGGGGGAGGGACTAAATGGGTTATTGAAAAAGGCTATTTACCATATAAGCCTTCTAAGCGTCATTATTGATGGTAACGTAACATTATTTGCGGGAATTCCAGATTACTACTGTATCTTTGGGAGAGATTCAATAATAGCCTCACTATTCCTGCTCCCATATGCCCCAGAGTACGCGAGAGGAACACTTAAAATATTAGCAAAGCTCCAAGGAAAAAAGTTCGATATGAGAACACTTGAAGAACCAGGGAAAATCCCACATGAATTCAGGTTTGGAGAGTTGTCCTTATCTGGGAAGATGCCCTTTTCTCCGTATTATGGTTCAATAGACTCAACTCCCCTATATGCTCTTCTTGCCTGGGAATATCTCAAAACTACAGGAGACGAAAAGCTAATTCGGGAAATAAGAGAATCCCTGCTCAAAGCATATGAATGGATTATCATGAAGCTCGAGAACGGATTCATTGAGTATGACTTTGCAAATCCATTTAAGCCAATGAATCAAGGATGGAAGGATTCAAAAGAGGGAGTTCCTGGAGCAAAACCCCCTATAGCTTTAGTTGAAGTACAAGGATATGCCTATGCCGCACTTATGGGTTTTTACGAGTTCCTAGGAATTGAAGAAGCGAAGGAAAAAGCAAGGAAATTAAGAAGAAGGTTCAATAAATCATTCAAAGGAAGTAAGGGATACAAACTAACCCCAGATTTAGATGTTTTAGCATCGAATCAGGGGCATCTCCTTTTTACAGGTATCGCAGATGATCCAGAGAAAATAATTGAAGCCCTGTTCTCTCAGGAGCTAATGACAAGGTGGGGGATAAGAACCCTGGGAGAGAATGAGGAGGCTTATGACCCCTTCAGCTATCATAATGGTAGCATATGGCCACACGACAATGCAATAATAGCTTTGGGTCTTTGCAGGGTGGGAGAACAGGAGAAGGCCGATGGAGTAGGGAAGAGAGTTGTGGATGCACTTCATAGCCTCAACAAGATTCCAGAGCTGTATGCGGGTCTCGATTCACCAGTTCCCTTCGAAGTCGAGAGGGCAAATGAGCCACAGGCTTGGTCTGCAGCGGCAATATTCGCCTTCATAACCGTGGCCGTGGAAAACGGAAAAACATCACTCCCAGACCTCAAGCTGAAGTCTAGGATAAACGTTGAAGTTAAAGATGGAAAGGTCAAAGCAGAAACTCCCTGA